Part of the Nicotiana tabacum cultivar K326 chromosome 20, ASM71507v2, whole genome shotgun sequence genome, TGTGGAAGTTGAATCGGAAAAGAAAAACATAGGTCTTGAGAAAGAGTCGTCGGGCAACTGGACAAAGGGATTGTGGTCCCTACTCAAAAAGTCCGAAAGAGTAGCTTGTAGTGCAAACTGCGGTATTTGCAAAACAAAAGCAGGCCACACATCGGCTAGATGTCCGAGCTTGGAGCCCTATTCAAAAGACTCGAGATGGTTAAAGTCCAGAGGGCGTTTTCTTAGTGTTGGAGCTGCAGTAATCTCTTGCAGAAATGAAAAAGCGCCTGATGGTCTGGTGGCTGATGCACACCTTTCAGATGGTTTTCTGCATCTTATATTAATTAAGGACTGCCCTCATGCATTTTATTTGTGGTAAAAATCTCTCTGTCTTTCTCCCTCACTAAATGGACCTAGTTGTTAATGACTAAACTCATTATTACTACATGCAAAATTGACGTATTCTGAATcagaggcggagccaggatttgaagtttatgggttctgaatTTACCACGGAATCCATAGCTCGTCTGGATTCACAATTaagtatttatatatatttaatgttTTCCAGTACAAATACAATGTTTACGCAAAAGTGACTGGGTTCTATCGAACCTACACCTAATAGGCGTAGCTCCGCCTCCGTGCTCAATAACTATTGATTCTAATGATTTGAAAATGGAGAAGAGATCAATTTGGTTCAACTTGGAATCTGTTGTCCATATTCTTTGCACGGGCATTGCTATCTTTGCCTGCTGACTTATGCACGACGTTTGTCTATTTTTTGCAGCCACCTTCTCCAGCTAGCAAAGAAGGATGGAAACCCGCTAGATTTTGAATTCGTTGAGCATCACAAAGTAAGAATTTCTGAAAAACTCTTGTTCCACCTCGTTATCTTTTTTATGAAGCTATTTTATCATGACATTTTCTGCATTCTGCTAAGCAGACTCCAGCATTCACATTCACTTCCTTCGGCAAGGAGAGCATATGGAACGTTGATGGCGAGCTCTTTCAAGCTCATCAACTTTCAGCTCAAGTATTTCGCGGGCTTATTAACTTATTTGCTAGTGGCCCTGAAGCCTAAAGCAGCTGAATTTCTTCATATACATGTCATTATTATAATGTTGGAAAGCTATTGAGTATtcctttaatttatttatggggAGCCAGTGGCTGTTAGAAAACTGCTAAATTTTCTCACAAAGCAGTTAGGAAATGTTGTATATGTGAAAATAAACGCAACttagaaatataaataaagtTCATCTTGAAAATAGGTTCAATATATTTCATGGTATTATATGAAGTCCCTCTTTAAGAAAGATTTTGAGGGGACTTAGTGATCCatgatttatgtttatttttcGTTTGTTTTGAAAAGTTTATctattaattttgattttttctatCAGGTTAGTCAAAAGTACTAATTACTCTTGTTTGGATGGAGCCTTTTCACTCTACTTTAAAATTAGTGTCACCATAGCTCATGTTATGGAAGAAATAGGCATCATCCTATTAAAGGCAAAACAACAAAAGGATGATGCCATATGTAACAGATGAGGATGTAATTCATCCTTTCTAACAGAAATCCcgctagtggggtctggggagggtactGTGTACACAGACCTTGCCCCTACTCTGGGATAGAAAGGTTGTTTCTCATATACCCTCGGcatccctccctccaagaactccccaccttgctcttagAGTAATTCGAACTCACGTCTTGTTGGCTTCCCTAAAGCAGTGAGCAAAAAGGTAATGTCCTTCCTGCTTTAGTTTAAAGATCTGCTCAAGAATACATGATATCTGCCAAGGGCCTTTTGTGGTTCTGTTTATAGTATTGATCAACATTTGAGAATCAGATTCCACTAAAACCTCATTATATCCATTGTCGAAGCACCATTTGAGACTAATCAAAATAGCTTTTGCCTCAACAATATTATTTGTGCAACTGCCAAAAAAAGAGTAGTAAGCCATGATCAAGTTTCCATTATGGTCTCTTAGGCATCCCCCACCTCCTGCTGTACCTGAATTTCCTTTGGAGCAGCCATCAGTGTTGAGCTTTAGTTGTTCATCTGGTGGTTTAATCCATTTGACTGGAATAATATTAATAAGAGGTTTACACTTTTCCACAATGtggtatagactcttccagtcaTGTTATTTCCATTAGAAAGTTTCTTTACTGTCAAAGAAGGTCAAAAGGAAAAAATACTTGATTTCTTCGTATCTGTCTAAGTCTTGGTGGATAGAATTACTCGGTGATACCTGTGTTAATGGGAGGTAGCTAGTATGAAGAAGCCACCATTCGAATTGTTTTTCCAGTTGTAACTTTTTTTCctccaactttcttgcttccttCTAAGCCTATCATTGTATTAACATAACCATTGTGAAAACTTGAAACCAACTTCAGGGGTGAAATTAGCTTCCAATGAAACTTAATGGGGTTTTGTTTCATTTTCAAAACAACTATCTGTTTCTTGTTTCCAAGCCTAATAACTCTTATCTTCCTCTTATTGTTTTCCCTTTTTGCATCTCCTAGTTTTTGGTATTTATCCCCCTCCAAAATTTCTTTAGGTTATCCAAATATGAAAACCCAAGAATTGTCATTCATGTGATTTTGTTTACCACGACAGATCAAACAAGAACTTGACGAGCGAAATTCACTGACAAAAAAATAAGAGAATTTTCTTGGTTATTCTAGTGAGTGAAGTGGAATTATAGCGTATAAATTAGAAGTGTAAAGAATTGTGTGGATTTTTAAGGTGTGAGAAGGGAAGTATGTATAGATGAATGGAAGTGGAATATTATGGTTGGAGTAATTTATTATAGGAATGAAACAATGATTAGTTAATTTGATTATCTGATTAAGAGTAGAGCACAAAAATTGACTACATGCGATACTTTTGGTGAATGTTTTGTTTTCAGCATTATAAAATTTGTATCTGAAGCTTCATCATAAATATATTAATAGAATTAAACTTGGCTATCCATATTGACTTTTTCGAACACGTAAAAGAGAATGTGGGATGAACATACATATTCATAGAGAGAGCAAATGGAGAACAAAAGTTGTTTCTTCGTCAATTTAATAAGTTGATAGTTTCCGTTTGGCCTGCAAAGATAAATTATAGAGAAAAATGATCTCTTGTGACATTTTATAATTCACatagaagaaaataatttttagaaacataaatagtattatttattaatttttgtgttattttttttttactgctatgcttgcagattctttcgtaaaagcacatgctggggcCATAAAGCCGAGATTATGGGGTTGCCTTCACTGTTATAGTGAGAACGTTAAAGAAAATCAGCATTAAAAGGAAAGTATAAATTTAATCACTTGTATTATTTACCGTCATGAAGAGACAAAGCAACCAGGTCATAGCTTTTTTAGATATCCGGCAATTTGTTGTCTCATTGTTCCGGCCATTGAGAGAGGTTTTATACTGTTAATATTTTAAGATATTAAATAGGACAGGAAGAAAGGGAGAGAAAAGGAAAGAGGCAAGTaattttttttcctcttctttttttgatTAGTTTGtagaaaaagtgaaaaagaagagagaagaataAGGTCCAAAGAAACAAAAAGCCTTTTTTTTGTGGgtataatcatataatatccggtACTTACTTGTCCGACTAATTCAAATTCACGACACAGCCCATTAATTAAAGGGAAAAAAGCTCCTAAAATATTCGAACCAGGTGACCACCTTGTTTTTCTCCAGCAATCCACAACCAAAACAAGATATAGGAAATTTTGCCACGAAGAATAAGTCAATTAACACTAAATTTCCTTGATAATCTTATACGAGTTGATCAGTTCTCTAATTATCTACGAAGACAAGCTTTTGGGTCAGAAAATTCATACGAGAAGATGACAAATTGGTGCCAAAATTTATGTAACCAACTTCTCGAATATGAAGATAAGATTCAACTGGAGAGAAATAAACAAACCATTCAGTGATTACTAGGTCGTCTGCTATTAAGCCAATTGAATAGGTCTAATATAATCATTAACACTTGCTGCCAAGGCTTGCGATCTCTTCTACTTGATGTGTAAATGGCATGATTTCCGTTACAACTGAGAGCAGATACTCCAATAAGTCAGGTACAGATTGACAACTTTGAAGACCATCAAATCTTAACAGAGACGAGCAccatgtgattttttccaaactcTCTAACCCTTGTAGCTAGAGTTAATCAGTACATGTGCCCGTGAAAGGTAGCATGTACCCGATGGAATTAGTTGAGGTGCGCACAAGCTGATCTAGACATCACcgtagaaaggaaaaaaaaagggggtggggggtgggggtgggggggaggACACTTTAGTATACACTAGAAAAATCCACACTTGTTATCATGAAGCATGGACAAGACGACCTCAGCCCTTTATCCCTTAAACCAAAGGTCATGACCACAAATCTTGGCCATAAGGCCGTCTTTATAGTCTTTTCACTCTTAAGTTTATTGTGATGATTGCCGTGTAGGCATAATATGTTAACTTGTCTATTAATGAAAGAAATCAAGGAAATTACCTAATCTTGAGAACTCGTTAGTAACCAGTTACCACATCCGGTTCGTGAAGTCAAATATTCAAATTTAAGAAACAAATGTAAAGCTACAAGGGTAGAAGTTCACAGAAGTGGAAGAACAAGCAACCCCTGAAAGAATCTACCTGTTTGATGAGAAGCAAACACATCCTACGAAACTAACAGAGTGCGGCATACCTATTCTGATCTATACAGTTAATGCATGAAACATGAAGTCAATGCCTCCATCTGCCATTTTCAACGTCATCATCAAAGATTGGTCCGGTCTCACGTGCACAGAGTCCTGATACGGCAATGCCATGTTGAGGTTGAGCATACACGCTGTCAACTTCGGGTTGCCTTATAGTAAGACAACCTGGATTATTTGCCGTAGACTGTGTACCACTGTGCTGTTCTGCCAGCCTCTGTAAATGCACATGGGGCATCCTACCTGGAGGGAAGAGGCAATGTATCAAAATGTCCATAAGGAGTTCAACTAAATATGGAATAATAGTGAAAATACGGATCGTTTAACTCATAGGAAGATAACAGCAAAACGAACAAGCAGGACATTTTATAGAAAATGCAAGGGACATTCTACTTTAAGGATAGGACTATGAAGCTCGGAAACTATTGTGGTTTGCATAAAAATATTCCATCCACAGCTCGGAATTTGCATAAAAATATTCCATCCACAGCTCGGAATTTTGTCCTTCAGCTGGACaaagcaaaaaaatattttatctcTTGCTGCTAGTTTGTGTCCACAGCCTAACATTTCTGCTAGTTCTTAATTTCTATTAGATACCCTTTAATGAGTCCATGTGTCCATATCTTCTTATGGAGATAAATAGACAAACATGCAAACCAATCTTGAATTCAGTAACATTACATATTTCTACATCATAAATTGTTGTTTAAAATTATGCAGGTCAAATGGCTAAACGCCTCATAACTTCTAATTTACATGCAAAATGTGGATGGACCAACCACTCTCTAATAGCAGATGAAAAGGACAGCACCTGTGCAGCCCCACCCTTGAGGATGGAGAGGCGTTCTAATAGGAGAAAGTATGCTTAGAGTTTGCAGTAATAGAATTTGAAGTTATCTGATATCCTCCAGACAGCTTCCATTACATATTATGAGTTTTTGCAAGAGAGTGAGAATTTAACAGAGGAACTCATTTGCACATCTTTCATATTATTTTGTGCAAAATACAAAATTGGCCGGCTGGCCGATATTAATTGCATTTGTTAGCCAAAAgtttataaaatatgtatataatacaaacaacaacaacaacaaacccagtataatcccataggtggggtctggggagggtaatgttaatgcagaccttacccctacctggaaaggtagagaggttgtttccaatagatcctcggctcaagaaaaggtGGCAAGGAAGAAAAGGGCTGGataagaagaaagagggggaagAAAGAAAGAGGGGGGAAGAGgaagacaaaagaaaaatatgtatataatacacatacataaaataatacacattttgtcggctattattttggggagcagctaaaaatatacatttctctATTATTTTTTAGCTAACTAATACAAACTCATTCTACACATGTGGCAGTCGAATTGACTTACAGTTTACTTCACAAAAAATCTATAATGCTTAGCATTAAGGATTTTAACTAGTAAACAGgctctttctttgtttttgctgATACAAAGTAGGATTACTGTGAAAAGAGATAATGACGATAGTTAGCAAGTACCATCTATATCATACGGTGGGGGAAAGAATTGTAAGTAACAGATTGAAGCCACAGTCAATCCTGCACAAATGGCACAAAGAAAATAAACAATAAGTATCCATAACCAAGGCAATAAGAAACAAGAAAACTAGAAAATTTACATGTTCATCAATATTCTACAGACCTAGGAGACCTCCAGCAAATACATCCTGCCAATGGTGCCAGTAATCATCAACCCGGGAAACTGCAACTAATGCCGCAGCCAGTAAGGGCAGGAAAACAAGGCAGAGCTTAGCAACATGGCCTCTTTGATCAAATGCCTTGATTTTCCCAGACAGGTACCAAGCGAGGAAGCCAAGACCAGCAAAAGACCCTATCACATGATACCAACATATGCCAACAAGCTTCAGTTTTCTCTAACAACTCAAAATTTACTCAAAGCAAGCCAAGACCTTTGAAACCTTACAGCCACATAGAGAAACATAATAGTTCATATTGTCATATCCGAGTAAAAATTAAAGCATAAGCCACAGTCACCTATGCACTTGCAGGAATTCCGAGTTAGATGTTTACTTAAGTGGATTATCCCAGCATAAGCCATCGTCACCTATGAACTTGCTATTTAATGTGGCTGAACTATTAAAAAGTTATAGGTCAAACACATGAGTAAAATAGGATAGgtagtaaaaaaaaatatattgtttgGCATTTAACAAATCATTACACATATTTCGCAGGTACTTGACCGAACTGTACCGACGACGGAGCATATATGTTTCATTGTtccagtattttattttatttaaagagCAGTTGAACTAACTACAAGCAAAAGAATCTAAAATCTTGCTGAGAAATCCTGTGCTGAATGGAGAAGATAAAAGTATCAATGAAAAGGGGAAAAAATAGTTCACATAACCGAGCAGTTTCATTGGAAAAAGGACAAACTGACAGTATGTGCTCATTTTGTTTAAAGGGTCGAGTAAAGGAGATAATCACAATTTTCTGATGCCAACAATGCAATTGACAGAGAATAGTTATACTCACAAGAACTATGTCCGCTTGGGAAACTTTTATGTCCTTCTTTTATAACACTTTTAATGCCAGTACATTTGACATTGCTTGTGACTGTATCGAACACCTACACACAGAAAATTATAATTGACAGTTGCAAATGCTGTTATATCGGTTACTGGTACAGAAGGGAGATTCCAAGCAATGAATAAACACACCCCTTTCCCATCAGGGAAACACCGCCAAAAGAAGTCCGGACGGGGTCGACCAACGGCATCTTTGATTGCATCAGTAAgaactgaggtgatgagtacaGAGTACAGCAATCCTAAACAGAGGTACACAAAGTAATCAGTCTGGTCTGGTTGTATATACTTGCCACCAGGCAAAAGCTGATAGTCACATAAGGGACAAACATTACCTAATATAGCTTGATGTACATCGTAGACATCCTTTCTGATGAAGTAAAAGACAAGTATGACCAGTAAAGGTAAGATTATGGCAATAATCTGTTGAAAGAAATATGGATCATAAACTGTCCATTAAAGAAGTTTAAAAAAACACATACTACTTTTATAACTATGTATTGCCCCAAACACAATTTGTCTTAAGGATTGCACTTACCGGAACAGCCCAAAAGGGAATGGTATTGTCTTTCAAAGGGTATCTTAAATCTGTCATCATGTCAGATCCAACAAAACGGTGAAACGGTTCTATCACATTTAAAACTATATCGATCACCACAAGTAGGAAGAGAATAAGCCAGTCGTGCATGTGAAACCTTGCTACTTCCACCCCCTGGTTTCTGAATGTATGGGCGCCCAACTGAATCTCTGGCATTTTTACCAACTAACACAAGCAAAATATCGGTCAGTAAAACTTGTATGAGATTGATACATAAGTAGCAAAACAGAGATAGCCTCTGGTACCATATATTCAGAGAGATACGAGATTAATCATTTTCCTTTATAGTCAACGAGACTCAGTATTTTCTCTACTGCACTTAGATACAGAAGAAAAGCGGCacttttggaaaaagaaaaagatatgaCATGGCTACAACACAATCGCTAAAGGAACAGATAACATCTAAGTGTTTTAAGTTCTGATGGCGagcacataaaaatataaaaggcaaCAGCAACAACTAAGCTCAATCCAAAGCTAGTTAGGCTACAATATATAAATCCTTACTATCCATTTCCCTCCATTTAGTCCCATATCATACCAATAATCAATGATCTAGGTTCCAACCCTAGAAGCACATACAAAtgcaaacaaaaaatagaaagcTGAAATTAGAAGTTAGTAAACCTTCATAAGAATTAATCATACGCTAAGAGGTTGCACacggtaaaaataataataaaggtgCATATGAACCTAAAAAGGAAACAATTCACCTATAAGTTCAGAGTTACTTAATAAATTAGTTGCATCGATTGCAAACTGATGCATTAAGCTCCTATTTCCTCATGCAATTGAACATTTCAAATACGAAAAAACACAACAAATTTTCTCATAATGTAGTTCAAACTCTGAAAAGAGTAAAGCTACATTAAGCTCTCCAAGTTTAGCAAATCTATCACTTTGATGATAGAACTTGCTGTCAGTTGTTTTACTTAGTTACCCTCTCTCatttgtttttggttttactTACCAGTCAGCACCTCAtccactaaaataacatcaacctAACATTGCAATGTAACTCTATCCCCTATAAACCAGTTCAAACAAAGTCTATAGAAAATAAAGCAAATCAATTAATTATTCACTTAATTATTCAATCAATCAACAGATCCTCTTAGGTTATGAAAGTGTTTTTATCCATACGAATCCCGCAATAGAATGTCTACACAAATTTCTCTCTAATTTCATCCCTTAGtatttcaattttaactttacatTCTCATTTTCGGATATTCCTAACAACAACACTTACGTAGACTAATTTCCTCAAGCTTACAACCTTAGCATTAACCGAACCAAATAATTATTCAATCAATCAATTAACTAATCCGTCTAGGTTCTGATACTTCTGAAAGTGTTTTTTatccacacacacaaaaaaaaataaaaaatcgcgTAATAGAATGTGTTCACAAACTACTCTCTAATTTCATACCTTAGTACTTCAATTTTAACTTCAAAATCTCATTTTCCTATCAATAATGCTTACGTGCACTTAAATTTCCACAAGTTAACACAAATTTCGTCTTATTACAActaaaataaaacacaaaaacCAGCAAATTCGGGAGTTACTTTTCCTCCGTAACGCCATAGTTAGCCAAACAAA contains:
- the LOC107791050 gene encoding lipid phosphate phosphatase 2, translating into MPEIQLGAHTFRNQGVEVARFHMHDWLILFLLVVIDIVLNVIEPFHRFVGSDMMTDLRYPLKDNTIPFWAVPIIAIILPLLVILVFYFIRKDVYDVHQAILGLLYSVLITSVLTDAIKDAVGRPRPDFFWRCFPDGKGVFDTVTSNVKCTGIKSVIKEGHKSFPSGHSSWSFAGLGFLAWYLSGKIKAFDQRGHVAKLCLVFLPLLAAALVAVSRVDDYWHHWQDVFAGGLLGLTVASICYLQFFPPPYDIDGRMPHVHLQRLAEQHSGTQSTANNPGCLTIRQPEVDSVYAQPQHGIAVSGLCARETGPIFDDDVENGRWRH